From Klebsiella electrica, the proteins below share one genomic window:
- the ahpF gene encoding alkyl hydroperoxide reductase subunit F, whose protein sequence is MLDTNMKTQLKAYLEKLTKPVELVATLDDSAKSAEIKELLAEIAELSAKVTFREDNSLPVRKPSFLIANPGSLQGPRFAGSPLGHEFTSLVLALLWTGGHPSKETQSLLEQIRDLDGDFEFETYYSLSCHNCPDVVQALNLMAVLNPRIKHTAIDGGTFQNEITDRNVMGVPAVFMNGQEFGQGRMTLAEIVAKVDTGAEKRAAEELNKRDAYDVLIVGSGPSGAAAAVYSARKGIRTGLMGERFGGQVLDTVDIENYISVPKTEGQKLAGALKAHVSDYAVDVIDSQSAAKLIPAAVEGGLHQIETASGAVLKARSVIIATGAKWRNMNVPGEDQYRTKGVTYCPHCDGPLFKGKRVAVIGGGNSGVEAAIDLAGLVEHVTLLEFAPEMKADQVLQDKVRSLKNVDIILNAQTTEVTGDGSKVTGLQYRDRVSGDEHHIGLAGIFVQIGLLPNTNWLEGAIERNRMGEIIIDAKCETNVKGVFAAGDCTTVPYKQIIIAAGEGAKASLSSFDYLIRTKTA, encoded by the coding sequence ATGCTCGACACCAACATGAAAACCCAGCTCAAGGCCTACCTTGAGAAACTGACGAAACCTGTTGAGCTGGTTGCCACGCTGGATGACAGCGCAAAATCGGCAGAAATCAAGGAACTGCTGGCTGAAATTGCCGAACTGTCGGCAAAAGTGACCTTCAGAGAAGATAACAGCTTGCCTGTCCGCAAGCCCTCTTTCCTGATCGCGAACCCCGGTTCCCTTCAGGGGCCGCGCTTTGCCGGTTCCCCGCTGGGACATGAATTTACCTCTTTGGTGCTGGCGCTGCTGTGGACCGGCGGTCATCCGTCCAAAGAGACCCAGTCGCTGCTCGAGCAGATCCGCGATCTGGACGGTGATTTTGAGTTTGAAACCTATTACTCGCTCTCTTGCCATAACTGCCCGGATGTCGTGCAGGCGCTGAACCTGATGGCGGTACTGAATCCGCGTATCAAACATACGGCGATTGACGGCGGGACTTTCCAGAATGAGATTACCGATCGCAACGTGATGGGCGTCCCGGCGGTCTTTATGAATGGCCAGGAGTTCGGTCAGGGGCGTATGACGCTGGCGGAAATTGTCGCTAAAGTCGATACCGGTGCCGAAAAACGGGCGGCGGAAGAGCTGAATAAACGCGATGCTTATGATGTGCTGATTGTCGGTTCCGGTCCGTCAGGCGCCGCTGCGGCGGTCTATTCTGCGCGTAAAGGCATTCGTACCGGCCTGATGGGTGAACGTTTCGGTGGTCAGGTGCTGGATACCGTGGATATCGAAAACTACATCTCTGTGCCGAAAACGGAAGGGCAGAAGCTGGCCGGGGCGTTAAAAGCGCACGTCAGCGACTATGCTGTGGATGTGATTGACTCTCAGAGCGCAGCGAAACTGATTCCGGCTGCGGTAGAAGGCGGCCTGCATCAAATTGAAACGGCCTCCGGCGCGGTGCTGAAAGCGCGCAGCGTAATCATTGCCACCGGGGCAAAATGGCGCAACATGAACGTGCCGGGTGAAGATCAGTATCGCACCAAAGGGGTGACCTATTGCCCGCACTGCGACGGCCCGCTGTTTAAAGGTAAACGCGTGGCGGTCATCGGCGGCGGTAACTCCGGCGTTGAGGCGGCCATCGATCTGGCGGGCCTGGTAGAACACGTGACCCTGCTGGAGTTCGCCCCGGAGATGAAAGCCGACCAGGTCCTGCAGGATAAAGTCCGCAGCCTGAAAAACGTCGATATCATTCTCAACGCTCAGACCACTGAAGTCACGGGCGATGGCAGCAAAGTGACCGGCCTGCAGTATCGTGACCGGGTCAGCGGGGATGAGCACCATATCGGGCTGGCGGGGATTTTCGTGCAGATTGGGCTGTTGCCGAACACCAACTGGCTGGAAGGCGCCATCGAGCGCAACCGGATGGGGGAAATTATCATCGACGCGAAATGTGAAACAAACGTCAAGGGCGTATTTGCCGCCGGCGACTGCACAACCGTACCGTACAAACAGATCATTATCGCTGCGGGCGAAGGGGCGAAAGCTTCGCTGAGTTCGTTCGATTATCTGATTCGTACCAAAACCGCATAA
- the uspG gene encoding universal stress protein UspG, with the protein MYKTIIMPVDVFEMELSDKAVRHAEFLAQQDGVIHLLHVLPGSSSFTMSRFTADLRRFEEHLQHEAETRLKTMAGHFSIDPARIKMHVRFGSVRDMVNELANEIKADVVVIGSRNPSISTHLLGSNASSVIRHAHIPVMVVR; encoded by the coding sequence ATGTATAAAACTATCATTATGCCCGTTGATGTTTTTGAGATGGAGTTGAGCGACAAGGCCGTCCGCCACGCGGAGTTTTTGGCCCAGCAGGATGGTGTTATTCACCTGCTCCACGTATTACCCGGATCGTCCAGCTTCACGATGAGCCGCTTTACCGCCGATCTGCGTCGTTTTGAAGAGCACTTACAGCACGAAGCGGAAACGCGCCTGAAAACAATGGCCGGGCATTTCAGCATCGACCCTGCGCGGATTAAAATGCACGTCCGCTTTGGTAGCGTGCGGGACATGGTCAATGAACTGGCGAACGAAATTAAAGCCGATGTGGTGGTGATTGGTTCGCGTAACCCTTCTATCAGCACCCACTTACTTGGCTCCAATGCCTCAAGCGTTATCCGCCACGCCCATATTCCGGTGATGGTCGTTCGCTAA
- the ahpC gene encoding alkyl hydroperoxide reductase subunit C, which yields MSLINTKIKPFKNQAFKNGEFIEVTEKDTEGRWSVFFFYPADFTFVCPTELGDVADHYEELQKLGVDVYSVSTDTHFTHKAWHSSSDTIAKIKYAMIGDPTGALTRNFDNMREDQGLADRATFVVDPQGIIQAIEVTAEGIGRDASDLLRKIKAAQYVASHPGEVCPAKWKEGEATLAPSLDLVGKI from the coding sequence AAAATCAAACCTTTTAAAAACCAGGCATTCAAAAACGGTGAATTCATCGAAGTTACCGAGAAAGACACCGAAGGCCGTTGGAGCGTCTTCTTCTTCTATCCGGCTGACTTCACCTTCGTATGCCCGACTGAACTGGGCGACGTGGCAGACCATTACGAAGAACTGCAGAAACTGGGCGTAGACGTGTACTCCGTTTCTACCGATACCCACTTTACTCACAAAGCATGGCACAGCAGCTCTGACACCATCGCAAAAATCAAATATGCGATGATCGGCGACCCGACTGGCGCCCTGACCCGTAACTTCGACAACATGCGTGAAGACCAGGGTCTGGCAGACCGCGCAACCTTCGTTGTTGACCCGCAGGGTATCATCCAGGCTATCGAAGTTACCGCTGAAGGTATCGGCCGCGACGCATCTGACCTGCTGCGTAAAATCAAAGCTGCTCAGTATGTTGCTTCTCACCCAGGCGAAGTTTGCCCGGCGAAATGGAAAGAAGGTGAAGCGACTCTGGCGCCATCCCTGGACCTGGTCGGCAAAATCTAA